DNA from Magnolia sinica isolate HGM2019 chromosome 19, MsV1, whole genome shotgun sequence:
tcaaagtgaaggttcaaggatgtagaagaacaggaaagaatccaagatgattcaccaactactctctcactttctctctcttttccactctctttccaagctagggttagagaaaattcgtatggaaaagagagctagggtttaaggactataaataggcctcaaaatgatgaaaataaccccagggacaaggtatacttaggttataaccaaagcaagcatctctcgatccaacgaagcacttctggggggcctaaaaccacgaaaggtcggacttaagctctttgaccatggatctaggtcaagctgagttttcgtaccgaccggctctttagatcagccgtggaggaccacactcaattcaacggtcacagaatctcgatcaggtccacaagcacaaggatatgcctgggccacctttcctgatcagagggtgaaattgggttagaatccaacggtcagatagcttaaaatcatcgcgcaagtgacacgactcagatttcataaaagcttattaaatttccaatcgttcccacactcttcactccagactcaaacaaatcgacccagaacatcacatggacttgattttcgaggtgatggtcaagcccaacatagtgaccgcaacagcctaagatcatcgcaatcagactttcgacgcgcagtccaggtccgatccagaacttccaaacattctctagaacaactggatttagcgatggatcccagatttcagagtaacatagcgctaactaatctacaagttttgagtcatgcagatctaatttaaagtgattgatgcagatttcacaagcaatcgagtatagcactaatttaccccaaaaacaactacttagggaaagattaacacaaaaatttccaaggtcattacagaaagagagagagaacgtgagaggATATCTTGGATCCAAGCCTGGGACGtctgggagagaaagagagagagagagtttagagtTTTCGTGTTTTTTTAATGAATATTCGaagattagcctaatcatgtcaggctaaacctcttagctagggctaagaggtgaagcttgtggcgtcaTGGGAATGATCCtacggttttgattcatgttagactgaattgatgttgattttagtttgattattaggaATGCttacagtttttaatggtttgttgtgactgaaattacaatagatctacgatggcttttaagtatttcctttccattattttgattgtgaagataggaagccttgttgttcaccattgccccttcgacatggttggatgatagaatccttcctaacattcatacatctttttgattggttgtggattggtttacttctgttgtttactttgtctcatgggcatggttttgtgatggaatcaactctaattctcatacctttcatctctttgaaaactaaattaaaggaagttcagattgagttttagtgatatatcttccaactggataaagatgggactcgaagtccagttgagttcatagatcaagcgtagatctcactgatctctacaagtggatcctctgaatccctagtttcccacctttgaattctacaagttttagagtaatatttcaccattattccctcatattcattcaatttatatttcatcttattctagttctagttctggttgctttcagattacgtacaaggttcaatccctgtggattcgacctcggtcttaccgagattattactacattgcaaccctatacttggggggtGAATAATGAACTTCATTCCTACTTTTGGTTCTTCATCAAACTTTTCATATGCATTGACTGGTACATCTTGTCCTGCTTCTTAATCTTCTATTTGCTGGCTTGCTTCCTAACCTCCGACATGGTTGAAAAAATGGTTGACTTTTAAAAGCGTTATCATCCATTTCACAACCTATAAAAGTAAAAATCACAAAATAGAGTAAAGTTAGAATTATTCAAATGCTAACCTAAAGAAATTgaaatcatatatttttttagattatcGAACCTTAAGTTGGTTAAATTTCAAGAGATGAATATCCATAGTTACAAGGCTAATGCAAATGTAAGATATCATTGTTGTGTAGGTTTTTggataaagaaataaagaaaaataaaaatgtctAACCATGGAGTGAAGTGATAGGCATGTTAATTGGTGTGCCAAGGCCGGCAATGGGCTGGGCATTTAGGATTTATCCCCTAAATTTAGCCTAAGGACTAGTgcgggtttttttttattttttattttttattttacaaagAAGCTGCTAATACTGATATTTCATACAAGAAAACGGACAGGACAATAAACAACAACCCCGGTGATGGGGATTAAGGGACATGGTCAACAAAATGCAAGGCTATACTTGCATCATGAAAGCCATGGCCCACTTATCCTAAGTTTAGCATAAAGTCCTAAGACACTACAATAATAGAGCCACATGAGATTATTTCAAACATAGTTGGAGCTTCTCATTTGCAGGTGCATGGGTCATAGGTGCAGTTAGATCCGCATTTGTAGCCTCTATTCTCAGATCCACCATTTATCTCAGACCCTTCAAAGTATCCCTTATGAGGAGTGAGCCCAACAATCATAGTTTCAGTGGTGGTGGTTTCtccaaagaaagagaaatcaggaTACGTCTTGCATCCTCCACAACCAGAGCCGCACTTACAGGCAGATCCACATCCGCAGTTTCCATCAACGCAAGACATTTTTaataggaaatgaaagaaaaatatagcAAATGAATAGAAGGAGAGGACAAGCTTTCAAGACTACAACCAACGTTGTTGATCCTACTAGCGCGGGTTTATGATTGCTGGTGTCCAGGCATAAGTCAGTAGTGAATTGCCCATTCCAACCATTAAGGGACCACTGCAATTGGGGCTTGGCCCTactttaataatttaaaaaaaatgtaatttcttTGAGGTTATATTTGGTTGCACCAACTATCATGAATTCTCATGATATTTTGAACCAACTTTGACATATTAATTGCAAAATATCCAAAATTTCGTGAGAGCTTGAATACAAATTAATGGCATGAGTGATTTcatctttgtttttgtttttttttgttttttttttgtttttgtttttgtttttgtttttgttttgttttgttttgttttgttttgtttttttttttttttttaattcttttagtTCCATTGCATTTTTGAATGGTTGGTGTAAAGCATGTCATCAGTCCATCACCTTAGATCGAATGGAGATAACATTTAAAGACGAATATTGACACACTAATTAAGCAATTGCAATTGATATGTTATCTTTATGAACCTTTCATGTTTCATAAAGATAACTGGGCAACAGTTTGAATGGTTCAAAGTATCCTAATGTTAcaaatttttaggtataatttatTCACAACGGAGTTTAAATATGttgcaaataaactaaaatatcaagaaaaatatatgaatggcatggataagacatatgCATGATCCACCTCCATCCATTGCACTTCACACCGCTTCTTCTACAGTAGTTGaagaggcgagctttgctagacCCACATGTGTGTACAAGTCATACGCCACCATAAATGCCAACGTGTCATGCAAGTgagatatccaagccatccatcatgcggaCCTCATAGTGCAAATGCTACTTATGAAAGATAAGGGTCCTCACTCCATTCAGAAGGTGTTTCTTGATATTAGAGAATTGGACGGCTTAAAATACTCTACAGATTTTAAAACCTGGCATTTTCTTTTAATTGCAATCTACATGAATAGTGtaatgacctgatttttggtatgggGTATCTTAATGTTGTCAGAAGCCTTCAATTTAAAAGGGTTTTGggtctctcgactggtcgagggcctaactcgaccggttgagtgggcatctcgactagtcgaggattgctAGACTCAAATTTCAGTGTCTTATGATTTTTGGTGtctgggccgctcgaccagttgaggggatggctcgaccggttgagggggtccctcgactagtcgaggactcggctcgaccaatcgagttacgtagatttgagtccggatcttgtgcggactgcgaaaatctgaggtggtttcgcaagggtgcgaaaaggaagtttcctaaactataaataagggtccctagggctattataagggattctaaggctttccaaaggtattctaaagggttctagggttatcaaagggtgtaacaagggtgagattcgaggttgtttaaatcgggtaagtcctttttcTTAGTAattcttttcatagtggaattttatcgctttgtgccgtggttttttcccgaaagggtttttcatgttaaatttgtgtgttctcttatgtttgcttggtgccattgtattgctatcctagatctagatctgtatgattccgcaggcacaaatcccaacaagtggtatcaaagcaatcgttgggggcacagatctgaatatgagggattagtaataatgggaagcactaggtatgagattcagaagtactcagggaaaaataattttgagttatggaagatcaagataatgagttccttaatcaagcaaggagaAGATGGTGCTcatgaggagcgaaagtctactatgactgatgatgattggaatactcttgataagaaggttttaccatcgatccgtttatgtctcacggatgaggttctctacaatgtcatgagggagaaaactgcggctaagttatgggcgaagttagaggatgtctatgcgaaaaaattctctgaaaattacctacacttgaagcggcagtggtatagcttcaagatggcaa
Protein-coding regions in this window:
- the LOC131235423 gene encoding metallothionein-like protein 2; the protein is MSCVDGNCGCGSACKCGSGCGGCKTYPDFSFFGETTTTETMIVGLTPHKGYFEGSEINGGSENRGYKCGSNCTYDPCTCK